In one window of Kitasatospora sp. MMS16-BH015 DNA:
- a CDS encoding PRC-barrel domain-containing protein, with amino-acid sequence MSGEQIWDYRPTTGYVPGSDLAGFHVEATDGHIGKVHKHSHEVGSTYLVVDTGPWIFGKYVLLPAATVQRVDHEEQKIYVDRTKDEIKNGPDYDQGAHEEDPEYRERYGSYYGPFYGGPIV; translated from the coding sequence ATGAGTGGCGAGCAGATCTGGGACTACCGCCCGACCACGGGTTACGTGCCCGGGAGCGACCTGGCGGGCTTCCACGTCGAGGCCACCGACGGCCACATCGGCAAGGTCCACAAGCACTCCCACGAGGTCGGCTCCACCTACCTCGTGGTCGACACCGGTCCGTGGATCTTCGGCAAGTACGTGCTGCTCCCCGCCGCCACCGTCCAGCGGGTCGACCACGAGGAGCAGAAGATCTACGTCGACCGCACCAAGGACGAGATCAAGAACGGCCCCGACTACGACCAGGGCGCCCACGAGGAGGACCCCGAGTACCGCGAACGCTACGGCTCCTACTACGGCCCGTTCTACGGCGGCCCGATCGTCTGA